The window GGGATTGATGGCGGCGATGCTCTGGACGATAGGCACGATGATGGCGTTGTCCGCGATCTTCAGCGACTGGACCGACAGGTTCTGGATGGCACCATTCGTTGCCGTGATCGAGTCGGCGGCCATGTGTCCCGCAATGATCTGCTGCCCAGCGATCATGCGCGCGAAGATGCCGCCATCAAGATACATGTTGCCGACGAACCCGAATGCCGGAACACCGTTGACGGTACCGACAGTGAGTGCGGCGACGGGGTTGCCGCCGTTGACCCCCGGTAATTGAAATTGGAGCTTGTTTGCCTGGATGGTGAAAGCCGACCAATTCGCTCCGCTGTCAAGCCGGATGGCGCCGGTGATGACGCCGTTCACAGTGATATCGACACCCCAACGCGCACCGACGTAGCCGTCAAGCGTAGCAATCGCTTCGGAATGCTCGGTGACCGAGGCGTCGAGCGCGCCGAAATGCGCGTTCGTCGTGAGCTGGTAGCTGGCAAACGCATTCTGAGTGTCAAGGGCGACGGTGCGGACGTCGTCGATCGACGCGCTAATTCCGTCAGTCGCGACCTGGATCAGGTTTTCGACTTGTTGGAGCTGATCCCAAGATTGCTGGTTGAGCGTGCCCTTCGCCAGCGACAGCCGCGCCGCGATACTCTGCATCTGGTCCGCAATTCGGGCGTCCAGCTCGTCGATCTCGCGCCGATACTGCTGCTGTAGGGTCGAAATTTGATACACTATTCCGGCCGCCAGATCGGCCATCGTGAACCTAGCGTCGGGCGTCGAGAAGTTGCGCCACTCCGTCCACAGCATCAGACGCGGCGAACTCGGCACATATTGCACGCGCGCCTGATAAGCCGTTAGAGGCAGCAGCGACTGCGTCACGATCATTGCGCCGCGCCCGTATGACCCTGGTGGCGTCGCGCCCGATGTGACGAACGACTGATCGCTGGCGAGGCGAACCTCGTACTGCAGCGCATCGATACCCGAGAGCGTGCCGTCCCATTCGAGCTGCATCGCTGGCCGGCGTTGAACATGGTCGGCGTCGAGCTGCGCGATGCCCTCGACGCTCCAATCATTCACCGGCTGCGCCGGGGGATAGATGATGACGGTCGAGCCGCCGATGACGGGCTTGAAATCGGTGCCCTGGTCCCAATCGTAGTCCGATGGATCGACTTCTGTCAGTGCGACACCGACGTCGAGATTGGCCTTATCGGTGACCGTATCGACCCGAAACAGCTTATTCTGGTAGCCGTTGCGCACCGACGTCCATGCGGCAACATCGCCCGGTTCGAGAAGCCAGAACGCCGGGGGCAGCACCAAGGCGTGAGTGCGCGCGCGTTGCGCTTCCTCGATCGCCGACTTCTGCAGCCGTTGCACTTGGGCTGGATACGGCACCATGTCGAACTGAGGCGATGCCATGAGGCGACGATGGCCGTCGATCACTTCCAGATCGGTGCGGTAATACGCCGGCGCGGTGGCCGTTTGCCAAGCCTGCGACGGATCAGGATATGTGGCTTGAATGCCGTTGACGCTGTCGGCGAGCGCAAAGAACGGCCGGAACACTTGCTGCTGATCCGACACGATGTCGTCGTCGGTGAACGACATAACCGGCGCATCGGGCGCACCGAGGTGAATCTTGTAGAACCCGCCGATCTCGGAAAGGCGACCCTGACAAGCGGTCAATATGCTCTCAAGCGCGTTCGCTGGCTGGGTGTTGACATTGATTTGCGCGCCCGAGCGATAGCTTGGCTCCGGCCCGGTCTCACCAGCGATCGACGCGCGGCACTTCTCGATCTGGGTGATCCAGTTCGCAACAGGCAGGCGGCCGGCCGGGGCGTTCTGCAAGCCGTAAAGCCACGCACCCTGATAGGTGATGCCGCGCAGGATGTTGTAGGCCTGCACTGCCGGCATATCATCTCCGTCGCCGCCCCAGGTCGATGGATCGGCATAGCGTTGGCCGCCAACGCCGCCGGCCGTCGAATCCCTAGACACGTCGTAGAGCGGAATGCTCGAAAGCTCGAACAGGAACGACGGAAACCCGGAGAAGACGCTGGCGTTCACGAGGGTCGTAACGATGACATAGGCACATCCCACGCCGACCCGCGTGGCTTCATAAGGCCGATCTTCGGACGAGACCGAGTTTACCAGGTAGGGATCGGCGATAGTCTGGGTGCCATCGTAATATTTGATCCAAACATGCGGGACGATGTTGGCATCAGGATGGTTGGGATCGCGGGGCTTCACGAACTCTGGCGGCTCATAGCCCGCATCGGTTCCACCGGGTGCACCGACCAGACCTCCGCTCGGGATGGTGATCGCTTGCCCATTAATTCGCATACCGACTAGCCGAGCGCGCGGCATATCGGAGACCTTGATCACCTGTACAAGGTTTGCGTTCGGGGTATCCTGGTCGCCGCCCCAGGTGTTCGCGTAGACCAGTTGGCCCGCTGTCGCGCTGAAGCCCAGCGGGAATGACCGGGGCACCGCGCCGCCCGAGGTGAGCGTGCCCTGGACGCCGAAGTTGTCCGTCTTTTGCTGCTGCGCCTGATTGCCGGAGACCGCCTTCGCCGCGTACGACAGGCCGATCGAGCCAGCAAGCGCAATTGCGGTGTTCAGCGTGAAGGCAACGGCGGTCGCGATGAAGCCCGCCTCAATGCCGAGAAAAGTCGCAACCGCAGCAGCGGTGAAAACAGGCATTTAGAGCGCCTTGACGTAGCTGGTTTCCATGCGGACGAAGCCGCAGCGCTGGTAGATCACCGCGACGGCCGGGTCGGCGCCGAGGCCGGACATCTCCGCAACGCGGCAACCCTGCGCGCGCGCCCAAGCCAAATAAGCAGCGATCAGCCGCATGGCGGACGGACCGCGCTGCGCCGGGTCGATCCACCAAGCGTTCTCTTTCGCGATGCGAACCGGCCCAAGCAGGTGATCGATGGCCACCGCGAGTAGCAGCCCGTGTGCTGCGCCCTCGATGTCGAGCACCAGCGCGCAGGCGCGCGTGCTGCGCAAGTGGGCCGCGAACAGCCGCTCGGCATAGTCAGGATAAAATTCCAGTGCTGGATCGCCAGCAGTCAGCAGTGAAGCGCCCGCACGCGCCAGCCACTCCGCGTGGAAATCGCGCAGCATCTCGATCACACGGCTCTTATCGGAAAGGCAGGCCGGCCGGATCATGTCATCCCCACAACATGTGTGCGCCCATGGCGCCGAGCGCAGAGCCGGACAATGGGTTGGTCCTGATCGGCCCGCCGGCTTTGCCCCAGAACTGCTGCCACTGTCCGACGACGGCGACGTCGGCGAAGAAGTTGTCCGTCGAGCTGCGCAACCGCTGCGACGCATCACAGGCCGTGTCCGGATTGGAGCGGGTCAGTTCCTGGGTGTTCGACGTGCAAGACAGGCTGACGTCGCCAATCTCGCCCTGCGGTGGCGTGGTGATGGGCGCCTCGTCGATCGTCCCCGCAAACCGCGGAGCAGCGGGACCGACCATGACGTTTGTGTCCGGATCGAACAGGCCGCGGAAGATCTGCACTTTCCCTTGCTTGCAGTCGTAGCCGCGCACCAACTCGTTAACGCGATCCGATACCTGCGATAGCTTGACGGTGACATTCTGCACCGTGAGTGTGGACACTAGCGGAATGTCCGAGATCGAGATCATACTGCTGGCGCCGGCGAACGTGCGGTTCGCCACCAGCCCGGACTCGGGGTCGATCACGTCGACTGTCGTGGAGCCGAGGTCTGACCAATAGCCGTCCGACACCGGCGCGCCAGTCGTGCGGTCGCGCACCACGAACCAAATGAAGTCCCGCGCGACCAAGCGGCCGGCGGCGAGCGCGGTGCGATAGTCTGAGGGAATCCCGATCTTCATTCGATGTATTGCCCTGCGGAAAAGGAAATCTGGCCGAACTTGTCGCGCGTTTGCTTGGGCTGCACCGAGCCCGGTAGCAGGGTGAACAAGCCCCGCGGCGCCTTCACACTGACCAATGCTGACAGGCTGAATCCTGAGCGGACGAACGGCCGCACCTCGAACTCCGGCGTCGTTCCCGACCCGTTGGCCGCAACCGACTCCATTGCCTGATGGAGCGCACGGTTCGTCCCGTAGTTGAACGACATGTAGTCGCCGCGCGAGATGATCTGCCCAGCGGTCAAGCCCGACAGCGACAACCGCTTGCTGTTGGCGTTGACGGAACGCAGCACGCCGTCGTTGGCGCCGACGCCGCCCGGATAGGCCCTTGGGCTGGCGCGGCGAAGATCGAACGCCTCGAACAGCCTGGTCACACCATCGAGCGAGTTGATGACGGCCTGGTAGTCGACCGCATCATCATTGCGTAACTCTTCAGTGGTGTATGTCGCGACCCAAAGCGGCGGCCCCATATCCTTCCCGATCGTCTTGCCGCCGGCGAGCGTGCTCAGCTCCTGTCTTTGCTGCAAGTCGAAGCTGAAGGGCGGCGAGAAGCCGACCAGCGTGAGGATGTCAGTCCGTGGATAAAGGACTCCCATCAGAGCTGTTTCCAGGTCTTGGCCTTCTTCGAGGCGGCGCCGACGTGCGAGACGAATGCCGGCGAGCTGACGTATTGGCCGATGCTGTCACTCGCGACTGAGGTCGAGATGTTCTTCACCACGGCTTTGAGATTGCCGTCATCGTCGACCGACACGCCGACGCTGACGTGAACCGCCTGCGCGCCGACGCTGGCCGAAACGCCGCTGCCCGTCGCAGACATGCCGGACCACGGCGTGCTGCCGCCAGTGAAGCCGCCGTCTGCGAAGCCATC of the Bradyrhizobium quebecense genome contains:
- a CDS encoding GNAT family N-acetyltransferase; this translates as MIRPACLSDKSRVIEMLRDFHAEWLARAGASLLTAGDPALEFYPDYAERLFAAHLRSTRACALVLDIEGAAHGLLLAVAIDHLLGPVRIAKENAWWIDPAQRGPSAMRLIAAYLAWARAQGCRVAEMSGLGADPAVAVIYQRCGFVRMETSYVKAL
- a CDS encoding phage tail protein, translated to MPVFTAAAVATFLGIEAGFIATAVAFTLNTAIALAGSIGLSYAAKAVSGNQAQQQKTDNFGVQGTLTSGGAVPRSFPLGFSATAGQLVYANTWGGDQDTPNANLVQVIKVSDMPRARLVGMRINGQAITIPSGGLVGAPGGTDAGYEPPEFVKPRDPNHPDANIVPHVWIKYYDGTQTIADPYLVNSVSSEDRPYEATRVGVGCAYVIVTTLVNASVFSGFPSFLFELSSIPLYDVSRDSTAGGVGGQRYADPSTWGGDGDDMPAVQAYNILRGITYQGAWLYGLQNAPAGRLPVANWITQIEKCRASIAGETGPEPSYRSGAQINVNTQPANALESILTACQGRLSEIGGFYKIHLGAPDAPVMSFTDDDIVSDQQQVFRPFFALADSVNGIQATYPDPSQAWQTATAPAYYRTDLEVIDGHRRLMASPQFDMVPYPAQVQRLQKSAIEEAQRARTHALVLPPAFWLLEPGDVAAWTSVRNGYQNKLFRVDTVTDKANLDVGVALTEVDPSDYDWDQGTDFKPVIGGSTVIIYPPAQPVNDWSVEGIAQLDADHVQRRPAMQLEWDGTLSGIDALQYEVRLASDQSFVTSGATPPGSYGRGAMIVTQSLLPLTAYQARVQYVPSSPRLMLWTEWRNFSTPDARFTMADLAAGIVYQISTLQQQYRREIDELDARIADQMQSIAARLSLAKGTLNQQSWDQLQQVENLIQVATDGISASIDDVRTVALDTQNAFASYQLTTNAHFGALDASVTEHSEAIATLDGYVGARWGVDITVNGVITGAIRLDSGANWSAFTIQANKLQFQLPGVNGGNPVAALTVGTVNGVPAFGFVGNMYLDGGIFARMIAGQQIIAGHMAADSITATNGAIQNLSVQSLKIADNAIIVPIVQSIAAINPGGSSTTIYSGNLSIDTTGLSGKIMTLYLSCPMVVYESGNIATSCAFTAFVNGSTVNSYTFSGQNVSFTPTLSGSVQVIANGGVMTIPVAITMSNPGFWGVVSGSLFVMGAKR